TCTCTGTGTTGTTTCGACATTGCCTCCAGAAACAGGATGTGGTCTATCAGGATTCAATAGTGACCCCTGATCCGCCCTGACATCTATCATTGAATAGAACCCCTCATTGGTAGGAACATCAATATCCAATGCACTTCGAATTGCGAATGCGGTGGCAGAAAATGTGACGCCGGGAACTGCATTAATAGGATATTCTAATTGCGGAGAGGTACCAGAAAAATCAACCAGAATTCCATTATTCTTGACTTCCAGTGCAGCCTTTATCACAGCAGTTCCATAATCTGTCTCAAGGTAGTCCTCAGAATAGAATTTCCCCTTCTTCCATCCTGAGATCGCAAATATTGCAATGTCCCTTGAACCCTTTATCAGCTGGTTCCAGGAAGAGATTGTATCTTCGGGGCCGAATCTCTCAAAAATTTCTCTTACCCTTGATATACCTCTCTTGTTTGCTGCTATTTGGGCATTGATATCCCCATTCGCAGTGTCGGGGTCCTTGAAGTTATTCACTATAAATGAAAAGACATCAGGATCCAATATTCCTTTTTTCAAGAGCCGTACAGGAGGTATGATGAGCCCCTCCTGAAACAAATTCTTGGCGTGAGGATTAAGGCTTCCAAAAACAGGACCGCCAACGTCAACATTATGCGCTTTATTTATGACGTAAGCCAATAGTTTTCCCTCATAATATACCGGTGCCATCAGGGTTACATCATTCAGGTGGGTTCCAGAAATATATGGATCATTGGTTATTAGCATATCGCCATCTTCCAGGATCAAATTATGAGCCTGCAGCCAGGACATTATATTCCTTGCTCCAACTCGGAATGACCCCAGATGTACGGGTATGTGCTCGGCTTGGGCGACAATTCTACCATCACTGTCAAGCACTGCGCAGCTGTGATCCATCCGTTCTCTTATGTTGGGGGATATTGCTGATCTTTTCAGTGCTGCCCCCATTTCCTCAGCAACATACTGGGTAGCCTTTGATATTATCTCACTCTCAGCCATTTCAGATCACCTCCATGTCGAGTTCTCCATAGGATCCAACCTTAGCTTTCCAGTTGGGGGGGATGTATGTTGTTGATCCTTCCTCGTCAACTGCAGCAGGGCCTGAAATCACGTCGCCGGGACTAAGAGTGGATCTCTGATAAACATCCACTTCCTTCCACTCATTATCGATCATCATATTTCTCGTACCATACGTCTTCTGAGATCTTTCAATAAGGCTCCAATCTGGCTTTTTACGGTTCAATACTGCAAAAACACGGATTGCGACTATTTCAATTTCCCTTCTGAGATTGAAACCATACGCCTCGAAGTGGAGCTTTTCAAAATCACTCTCTATGACACGTTTATCAGGCACAGTTACCGGAACTGTTAACTCAGATCCCTGGCCCACGTAACGGCAGTCTGCATACATTGAAAATTTCGCATCTCCATGCTTTGCTGACAAAATGGATTTAAGTTCTTCAAAATCATCCTCA
This genomic stretch from Thermoplasma volcanium GSS1 harbors:
- a CDS encoding hydantoinase B/oxoprolinase family protein, coding for MAESEIISKATQYVAEEMGAALKRSAISPNIRERMDHSCAVLDSDGRIVAQAEHIPVHLGSFRVGARNIMSWLQAHNLILEDGDMLITNDPYISGTHLNDVTLMAPVYYEGKLLAYVINKAHNVDVGGPVFGSLNPHAKNLFQEGLIIPPVRLLKKGILDPDVFSFIVNNFKDPDTANGDINAQIAANKRGISRVREIFERFGPEDTISSWNQLIKGSRDIAIFAISGWKKGKFYSEDYLETDYGTAVIKAALEVKNNGILVDFSGTSPQLEYPINAVPGVTFSATAFAIRSALDIDVPTNEGFYSMIDVRADQGSLLNPDRPHPVSGGNVETTQRIADVVLHALSDCIPGAIPSASSGTMFNIMLGGDRGNGTYWTYYETIGGGNGASRIRPGVSGVHSNMTNTLNTPIEVAEREYPLFFTSYTLRRGSGGKGLMKGGDGIIRSFRVLKPSTLSVIADRFKIPPYALMGGGTGKTGALFIVHSDGKRVKCPSKCIVELNENDEVIAMTPGGSGYGAPSKENKRRSRRAEEEV